Proteins encoded together in one Telopea speciosissima isolate NSW1024214 ecotype Mountain lineage chromosome 6, Tspe_v1, whole genome shotgun sequence window:
- the LOC122665573 gene encoding uncharacterized protein LOC122665573 codes for MLKRQLAGDSSCQRCGAQSETTDHLLFTCPFARAMWFGSALALIIPPDGLFSVAQLLHHWPKMNFPNKRTSEEALSLVVFICWTLWLARNDKVFGNREWTPEEVISHAQVSCAEFLASTTGCLTPQVHIHDQQARTSMWTPPDPRTIKVNCNAALHLDEPGSGIGVVLRNHRGLPIQASSDPIPFHDALLGEALAILNGMQVASATACTRIQVESDSKELVTLIKETSTPPPVFIRSTLHDIKVLALTFNTCMFSHIPRDANQVAHALARKALSVACQTDWPLSTPWILQACCKDSEYCSCPFLQ; via the coding sequence ATGCTAAAACGCCAATTAGCAGGGGACTCTTCATGCCAGAGATGTGGAGCTCAGTCTGAAACCACAGACCATCTCCTCTTCACTTGTCCTTTTGCACGAGCCATGTGGTTTGGAAGTGCGCTGGCTCTAATTATCCCACCTGATGGTCTCTTCTCGGTGGCTCAATTGTTGCACCACTGGCCCAAGATGAACTTCCCTAATAAAAGAACAAGTGAAGAGGCTCTGTCCCTCGTAGTGTTCATCTGCTGGACATTATGGCTGGCCAGGAACGATAAGGTGTTTGGAAACAGAGAGTGGACACCAGAGGAGGTCATCTCTCATGCCCAGGTGTCGTGCGCTGAATTTTTGGCTTCCACAACGGGTTGTTTAACCCCTCAGGTTCATATCCATGACCAGCAAGCGCGGACCTCCATGTGGACTCCACCCGATCCAAGAACGATCAAGGTCAATTGCAACGCGGCGCTTCATTTGGATGAACCGGGCAGTGGTATCGGTGTGGTGTTACGAAATCACAGGGGCCTCCCCATCCAGGCTAGTAGCGATCCCATTCCTTTCCATGATGCTTTACTGGGTGAAGCCTTGGCTATTCTTAATGGGATGCAAGTGGCGTCGGCTACAGCCTGCACCAGAATTCAAGTGGAATCCGACAGTAAAGAATTAGTAACCCTCATCAAGGAGACCTCTACACCACCTCCTGTTTTTATTCGAAGCACTCTTCATGATATCAAAGTGCTAGCCCTGACCTTTAACACATGTATGTTCTCCCACATACCTAGAGATGCAAATCAGGTTGCACATGCTCTAGCTCGGAAGGCTCTGTCTGTGGCATGTCAGACTGATTGGCCTTTGTCCACTCCTTGGATCCTTCAAGCTTGTTGTAAGGATTCCGAGTATTGTTCTTGCCCTTTTTTGCAATAG